Proteins co-encoded in one Corylus avellana chromosome ca9, CavTom2PMs-1.0 genomic window:
- the LOC132162148 gene encoding nuclear transcription factor Y subunit A-7-like, producing the protein MHQKQDDISHQHTVCSKPWWRGVGHDPISADVLGETTRSLSPSNNSSDSLGTETRKLHVKDGLDEGNDVNKKIEITLVSQSDGKCGKEQQHAASFMPQTMGEYLTPPTQLELLGHSIACTSYQYSDPYYGGVMPAYGPQALAHSHCLGVLPARMALPLEMAEEPVYVNAKQYHGILRRRQSRAKAELEKKLIKLRKPYLHESRHLHAMRRARGSGGRFLNTKKLDSINTNIEPDKGAISPGEPVSTHPFNSLHSELSNFSSFSGSVHSSSGHMEVTGIHVQEMHQPQTYSNANGNGWYRRR; encoded by the exons ATGCATCAAAAACAGGATGACATAAGCCATCAACACACAGTCTGCTCCAAACCTTGGTGGCGGGGTGTTGGGCATGATCCCATATCTGCAGATGTCTTAGGGGAAACCACAAGAAGTTTATCACCATCTAACAATTCAAGTGACAGTTTAGGAACCGAAACCCGAAAATTACATGTGAAGGATGGGCTGGATGAGGGAAATGATGTcaacaaaaagatagaaatcACTCTTGTGTCACAATCAG ATGGAAAATGTGGAAAAGAGCAGCAGCATGCCGCATCCTTTATGCCTCAAACAATGGGTGAATACCTCACTCCACCTACCCAGCTAGAACTGCTTGGCCACTCAATC GCATGTACATCATATCAATATTCTGATCCATATTATGGGGGAGTTATGCCTGCTTATGGACCCCAGGCTTTG GCACATTCTCATTGTCTTGGAGTGCTTCCCGCTAGAATGGCCTTGCCACTTGAAATGGCAGAGGAACCTGTTTATGTGAATGCCAAGCAGTACCATGGAATTCTGAGGCGAAGACAGTCACGTGCTAAGGCTGAGTTGGAAAAGAAACTAATAAAGTTGAGGAAG CCCTATCTTCATGAGTCTCGGCACTTGCATGCGATGAGGAGGGCAAGAGGCTCCGGTGGCCGTTTCCTGAACACGAAGAAGCTTGACAGTATCAATACCAACATTGAACCGGACAAAGGCGCCATCAGTCCCGGTGAACCTGTTTCGACGCATCCCTTCAATTCATTGCACTCCGAACTGTCCAACTTTTCCAGCTTTTCCGGGAGTGTGCATTCATCCTCTGGTCATATGGAAGTTACAGGAATACATGTGCAGGAAATGCACCAACCACAGACATACTCCAATGCCAATGGCAACGGCTGGTACAGAAGAAGGTGA
- the LOC132191834 gene encoding G-type lectin S-receptor-like serine/threonine-protein kinase SD3-1 isoform X1 produces MLKQDMYMLEPTFLLCISIGFLLHSLVGGQIPLDSQLAVAENKFWFSPSGDFALGFFDRSDQPNLHSIGIRFNSDSIPVDQRKVVWVVGADVAVSNESYFQLNQEGELVLFDSFKGVTVWSSDTSKLSVVSADLRDDGNLVLLNGKKDVVWQSFNTPSDTLLPGQTLSVSQTLRAASKNSMSSYFTLYVNDSAGQLQLRWESHVIYWTSGNTISSNITVFLTSNGALQLRDQKSKPVWSMFGQDHNDSVRYRFLRLDVDGNLRLYSWVEASQAWRSVWQAVENQCKVFATCGQCGICLFTATGSECKCLFKVTADSNSRCLVPYRQDCKSNSNMMMYKHTYLYGIYPPEDSVNQTSLQQCKSLCLNDPLCTVATFTNDGTPQCRLKKTRYVTGYSDLSSVSFVKTCSDPLAVNPNRNVTSPAAGSQPIQQSYKYCIPCLTGVASGTFALLIVIQLGVGFFIYRRRTGIRTKATLAYTGYNSRGLIVLSFSEVKDLTGNFKHRIGPKMFKGTLPNNQPVAIKDLKASIEERKFRSVVLKMGSIHHKNLVRLEGYCCESSHRFLVYEYAKNGSVEKYVEDSKLSKRLAWRKRVDICLSVARAVCYLHTGCREFVSHGNLKCENVVLDENLEAKVTEFGLWRVNSEASDSGFSAEKDVKDFGEMVLRLISGCPDVGDLCEWAYKEWMEGQGENVVDKAIDVKGVNLEELERALRIAFWCLQSNEHMRPSMGEVVKVLEGTLTVDPPPPPFSFRPPPEAEEESLE; encoded by the coding sequence ATGCTGAAACAGGACATGTATATGCTTGAACCCACTTTCCTGCTTTGTATCTCTATTGGGTTTTTGCTGCATTCCCTTGTGGGTGGGCAAATTCCCTTGGATTCACAACTTGCTGTTGCTGAGAACAAATTTTGGTTCTCACCCAGTGGTGATTTTGCACTTGGATTCTTTGACCGTTCGGACCAACCTAACCTGCATAGCATAGGGATCCGTTTCAATTCGGATTCTATTCCTGTTGATCAAAGGAAGGTGGTCTGGGTTGTTGGAGCTGATGTCGCGGTCAGTAACGAGTCTTATTTTCAGCTCAACCAGGAAGGAGAACTGGTTTTGTTTGATTCCTTTAAGGGAGTCACTGTTTGGAGTAGTGACACAAGCAAGTTATCAGTTGTTTCGGCTGATCTTCGTGATGATGGAAATCTTGTTCTACTCAACGGTAAGAAAGATGTTGTTTGGCAAAGTTTCAATACTCCATCGGACACGCTTCTTCCAGGACAGACCTTATCTGTTTCTCAAACGCTTCGAGCTGCCAGCAAGAATTCTATGTCTAGTTACTTCACTCTTTATGTGAATGATTCTGCAGGTCAGTTACAACTAAGGTGGGAAAGTCATGTTATTTACTGGACAAGTGGAAATACCATTAGTTCAAACATCACTGTTTTCCTTACTTCTAATGGAGCACTGCAACTCCGCGACCAAAAATCGAAACCTGTTTGGTCTATGTTTGGACAAGATCATAATGACTCTGTAAGGTACCGCTTTCTTAGGTTGGACGTTGATGGTAATCTCCGGTTATACTCATGGGTAGAAGCATCACAGGCTTGGAGGTCGGTCTGGCAAGCTGTTGAGAATCAGTGCAAGGTCTTTGCAACCTGTGGACAATGTGGTATCTGTCTCTTCACTGCAACAGGATCTGAGTGCAAATGTCTGTTTAAGGTTACAGCAGACTCTAACTCAAGATGTTTGGTTCCATATCGGCAGGACTGCAAATCAAATTCCAATATGATGATGTATAAGCACACCTATCTATATGGGATATACCCACCGGAGGATTCGGTTAACCAAACTAGCTTACAGCAATGCAAAAGCTTGTGCCTGAATGATCCATTGTGTACAGTTGCAACATTCACAAATGATGGAACTCCACAGTGCCGACTGAAGAAAACTCGGTATGTCACTGGTTATTCAGACCTAAGTTCAGTGTCTTTTGTCAAGACATGTTCAGATCCCTTAGCTGTTAATCCCAATCGCAATGTAACCTCCCCTGCTGCAGGTTCTCAACCCATACAACAGTCTTATAAGTATTGTATTCCTTGTCTAACTGGAGTAGCCTCAGGCACATTTGCTTTGCTTATTGTAATTCAGTTGGGAGTTGGTTTCTTCATCTACCGAAGAAGAACCGGCATTAGGACGAAAGCAACTTTAGCTTACACAGGCTATAACTCAAGGGGTTTAATTGTGTTATCCTTCTCTGAAGTCAAGGATCTTACAGGGAATTTCAAGCACCGAATAGGACCGAAGATGTTCAAAGGTACGCTACCCAACAACCAACCAGTTGCAATCAAAGACCTGAAAGCAAGCATAGAAGAAAGGAAGTTTCGAAGCGTAGTTTTGAAAATGGGAAGCATTCATCACAAAAATCTTGTGAGGTTGGAGGGCTACTGTTGTGAATCAAGTCACAGATTTTTGGTTTATGAATATGCAAAGAATGGTTCGGTGGAGAAATATGTTGAGGATTCTAAATTGAGTAAGAGGCTGGCCTGGAGAAAGAGAGTTGACATATGCTTAAGCGTGGCAAGGGCTGTTTGCTATTTGCACACAGGGTGTAGGGAGTTTGTAAGCCATGGGAATTTGAAATGTGAAAACGTTGTCTTGGATGAAAATTTAGAGGCCAAGGTGACTGAATTTGGGCTTTGGAGAGTAAACAGCGAGGCATCAGACAGTGGATTTTCTGCAGAAAAGGATGTGAAGGATTTTGGGGAGATGGTGTTGAGATTGATCAGTGGGTGTCCAGATGTTGGGGATCTTTGTGAGTGGGCTTATAAGGAATGGATGGAAGGGCAGGGAGAGAATGTAGTAGATAAAGCCATTGATGTAAAAGGTGTAAATTTGGAGGAGCTGGAGCGTGCATTGAGAATCGCATTTTGGTGTCTTCAAAGCAATGAACATATGAGGCCTTCTATGGGAGAGGTGGTGAAGGTGTTAGAAGGTACATTGACAGTTGATCCTCCGCCACCTCCATTTTCCTTCCGACCGCCACCAGAAGCAGAGGAAGAGTCATTGGAGTAA
- the LOC132191834 gene encoding G-type lectin S-receptor-like serine/threonine-protein kinase SD3-1 isoform X2 gives MYMLEPTFLLCISIGFLLHSLVGGQIPLDSQLAVAENKFWFSPSGDFALGFFDRSDQPNLHSIGIRFNSDSIPVDQRKVVWVVGADVAVSNESYFQLNQEGELVLFDSFKGVTVWSSDTSKLSVVSADLRDDGNLVLLNGKKDVVWQSFNTPSDTLLPGQTLSVSQTLRAASKNSMSSYFTLYVNDSAGQLQLRWESHVIYWTSGNTISSNITVFLTSNGALQLRDQKSKPVWSMFGQDHNDSVRYRFLRLDVDGNLRLYSWVEASQAWRSVWQAVENQCKVFATCGQCGICLFTATGSECKCLFKVTADSNSRCLVPYRQDCKSNSNMMMYKHTYLYGIYPPEDSVNQTSLQQCKSLCLNDPLCTVATFTNDGTPQCRLKKTRYVTGYSDLSSVSFVKTCSDPLAVNPNRNVTSPAAGSQPIQQSYKYCIPCLTGVASGTFALLIVIQLGVGFFIYRRRTGIRTKATLAYTGYNSRGLIVLSFSEVKDLTGNFKHRIGPKMFKGTLPNNQPVAIKDLKASIEERKFRSVVLKMGSIHHKNLVRLEGYCCESSHRFLVYEYAKNGSVEKYVEDSKLSKRLAWRKRVDICLSVARAVCYLHTGCREFVSHGNLKCENVVLDENLEAKVTEFGLWRVNSEASDSGFSAEKDVKDFGEMVLRLISGCPDVGDLCEWAYKEWMEGQGENVVDKAIDVKGVNLEELERALRIAFWCLQSNEHMRPSMGEVVKVLEGTLTVDPPPPPFSFRPPPEAEEESLE, from the coding sequence ATGTATATGCTTGAACCCACTTTCCTGCTTTGTATCTCTATTGGGTTTTTGCTGCATTCCCTTGTGGGTGGGCAAATTCCCTTGGATTCACAACTTGCTGTTGCTGAGAACAAATTTTGGTTCTCACCCAGTGGTGATTTTGCACTTGGATTCTTTGACCGTTCGGACCAACCTAACCTGCATAGCATAGGGATCCGTTTCAATTCGGATTCTATTCCTGTTGATCAAAGGAAGGTGGTCTGGGTTGTTGGAGCTGATGTCGCGGTCAGTAACGAGTCTTATTTTCAGCTCAACCAGGAAGGAGAACTGGTTTTGTTTGATTCCTTTAAGGGAGTCACTGTTTGGAGTAGTGACACAAGCAAGTTATCAGTTGTTTCGGCTGATCTTCGTGATGATGGAAATCTTGTTCTACTCAACGGTAAGAAAGATGTTGTTTGGCAAAGTTTCAATACTCCATCGGACACGCTTCTTCCAGGACAGACCTTATCTGTTTCTCAAACGCTTCGAGCTGCCAGCAAGAATTCTATGTCTAGTTACTTCACTCTTTATGTGAATGATTCTGCAGGTCAGTTACAACTAAGGTGGGAAAGTCATGTTATTTACTGGACAAGTGGAAATACCATTAGTTCAAACATCACTGTTTTCCTTACTTCTAATGGAGCACTGCAACTCCGCGACCAAAAATCGAAACCTGTTTGGTCTATGTTTGGACAAGATCATAATGACTCTGTAAGGTACCGCTTTCTTAGGTTGGACGTTGATGGTAATCTCCGGTTATACTCATGGGTAGAAGCATCACAGGCTTGGAGGTCGGTCTGGCAAGCTGTTGAGAATCAGTGCAAGGTCTTTGCAACCTGTGGACAATGTGGTATCTGTCTCTTCACTGCAACAGGATCTGAGTGCAAATGTCTGTTTAAGGTTACAGCAGACTCTAACTCAAGATGTTTGGTTCCATATCGGCAGGACTGCAAATCAAATTCCAATATGATGATGTATAAGCACACCTATCTATATGGGATATACCCACCGGAGGATTCGGTTAACCAAACTAGCTTACAGCAATGCAAAAGCTTGTGCCTGAATGATCCATTGTGTACAGTTGCAACATTCACAAATGATGGAACTCCACAGTGCCGACTGAAGAAAACTCGGTATGTCACTGGTTATTCAGACCTAAGTTCAGTGTCTTTTGTCAAGACATGTTCAGATCCCTTAGCTGTTAATCCCAATCGCAATGTAACCTCCCCTGCTGCAGGTTCTCAACCCATACAACAGTCTTATAAGTATTGTATTCCTTGTCTAACTGGAGTAGCCTCAGGCACATTTGCTTTGCTTATTGTAATTCAGTTGGGAGTTGGTTTCTTCATCTACCGAAGAAGAACCGGCATTAGGACGAAAGCAACTTTAGCTTACACAGGCTATAACTCAAGGGGTTTAATTGTGTTATCCTTCTCTGAAGTCAAGGATCTTACAGGGAATTTCAAGCACCGAATAGGACCGAAGATGTTCAAAGGTACGCTACCCAACAACCAACCAGTTGCAATCAAAGACCTGAAAGCAAGCATAGAAGAAAGGAAGTTTCGAAGCGTAGTTTTGAAAATGGGAAGCATTCATCACAAAAATCTTGTGAGGTTGGAGGGCTACTGTTGTGAATCAAGTCACAGATTTTTGGTTTATGAATATGCAAAGAATGGTTCGGTGGAGAAATATGTTGAGGATTCTAAATTGAGTAAGAGGCTGGCCTGGAGAAAGAGAGTTGACATATGCTTAAGCGTGGCAAGGGCTGTTTGCTATTTGCACACAGGGTGTAGGGAGTTTGTAAGCCATGGGAATTTGAAATGTGAAAACGTTGTCTTGGATGAAAATTTAGAGGCCAAGGTGACTGAATTTGGGCTTTGGAGAGTAAACAGCGAGGCATCAGACAGTGGATTTTCTGCAGAAAAGGATGTGAAGGATTTTGGGGAGATGGTGTTGAGATTGATCAGTGGGTGTCCAGATGTTGGGGATCTTTGTGAGTGGGCTTATAAGGAATGGATGGAAGGGCAGGGAGAGAATGTAGTAGATAAAGCCATTGATGTAAAAGGTGTAAATTTGGAGGAGCTGGAGCGTGCATTGAGAATCGCATTTTGGTGTCTTCAAAGCAATGAACATATGAGGCCTTCTATGGGAGAGGTGGTGAAGGTGTTAGAAGGTACATTGACAGTTGATCCTCCGCCACCTCCATTTTCCTTCCGACCGCCACCAGAAGCAGAGGAAGAGTCATTGGAGTAA